In the genome of Xenopus laevis strain J_2021 chromosome 1S, Xenopus_laevis_v10.1, whole genome shotgun sequence, one region contains:
- the enc1.S gene encoding ectoderm-neural cortex protein 1 has protein sequence MSVGIHENRKSRASTGSINIYLFHKSSYADSVLTHLNLLRKQCLFTDVLLLAGNRSFPCHRAVLAACSRYFEAMFSGGLKESQANEVNFHSAIHPEVLELLLDYAYSSRVIINEENAESLLEAGDMLEFQDIRDACAEFLENNLHPTNCLGMLLLSDAHQCTKLYELSWRMCLNNFQTICKTEDFLQLPRDFVVQLLSNEELETEDERMVYESAMNWIHYDLNKRHCYLSELLQTVRLALLPAIYLMENVAMEELIIKQKKSKELVEEAIRCKLKILQNDGVVTSLCAKPRKTGHALFLLGGQTFMCDKLYLVDQKAKEIIPKADIPSPRKEFSACAIGCKVYITGGRGSENGVSKDVWVYDTLHEEWSKAAPMLVARFGHGSAELKHCLYVVGGHTAATGCLPASPSVSLKQVEQYDPVTNKWTMVAPLREGVSNAAVVSAKLKLFAFGGTSVSHDKLPKVQCYDPSENRWSVPATCPQPWRYTAAAVLGTQIFIMGGDTEFSACSAYKFNSETYQWTKAGDVTAKRMSCHAVASGNKLFVVGGYFGIQRCKTLDCYDPTLDVWNSITTVPYSLIPTAFVSTWKHFPS, from the coding sequence ATGTCAGTCGGCATTCATGAAAACCGAAAGTCAAGGGCCAGCACTGGCTCCATCAACATCTACTTGTTCCACAAATCTTCATATGCTGACAGTGTCCTCACGCATTTGAATCTACTGCGGAAGCAATGTCTCTTCACCGATGTCCTGTTGCTGGCAGGAAACCGGTCTTTCCCCTGCCACCGGGCTGTCCTTGCCGCTTGCAGCCGCTACTTTGAGGCTATGTTTAGTGGTGGACTGAAAGAAAGCCAAGCCAACGAGGTGAACTTCCACAGCGCTATTCACCCAGAAGTCCTTGAGCTCCTCTTAGATTATGCCTACTCCTCCAGAGTCATTATTAATGAAGAAAATGCGGAGTCTCTTCTTGAAGCTGGAGATATGCTGGAGTTTCAGGATATCCGAGATGCATGTGCAGAGTTTTTGGAGAATAACCTTCACCCGACCAACTGTCTGGGCATGCTGCTCCTCTCAGATGCCCATCAGTGCACTAAATTGTATGAGTTGTCTTGGAGAATGTGCCTTAACAACTTCCAGACCATCTGCAAAACTGAAGACTTTCTTCAGTTACCTAGAGACTTTGTAGTACAGCTATTATCCAATGAAGAACTGGAAACAGAGGATGAGAGGATGGTTTATGAGTCCGCCATGAACTGGATTCATTATGATCTCAATAAGCGACATTGTTACCTTTCTGAACTGCTACAGACTGTGCGATTAGCTCTGTTACCAGCAATTTATCTCATGGAGAATGTTGCAATGGAAGAGCTTATAATCAAACAGAAGAAAAGTAAAGAGCTGGTAGAAGAAGCTATCCGGTGCAagttaaaaatattacaaaatgatgGTGTAGTCACAAGTTTGTGTGCCAAGCCTAGAAAAACTGGCCATGCTTTGTTTCTCTTGGGTGGACAGACTTTCATGTGTGATAAACTATATCTGGTAGATCAAAAGGCTAAAGAAATCATCCCCAAGGCTGACATTCCGAGTCCTCGCAAGGAGTTTAGTGCATGTGCAATTGGTTGCAAAGTGTACATCACTGGTGGCAGGGGTTCAGAGAATGGTGTTTCAAAGGACGTTTGGGTTTATGATACACTCCATGAAGAGTGGTCAAAAGCTGCACCTATGCTAGTGGCACGGTTTGGGCATGGCTCTGCTGAACTGAAGCACTGTTTGTACGTAGTAGGAGGTCACACTGCCGCAACAGGTTGTCTTCCTGCATCTCCATCTGTCTCCTTAAAACAAGTTGAGCAGTATGACCCGGTAACCAACAAATGGACAATGGTTGCTCCACTGAGAGAAGGGGTGAGCAATGCTGCCGTGGTTAGTGCAAAGCTCAAGCTTTTTGCTTTTGGAGGAACTAGTGTAAGCCATGACAAGTTGCCCAAAGTTCAGTGCTATGACCCCTCTGAAAACCGTTGGTCTGTGCCAGCTACTTGCCCTCAGCCTTGGCGCTACACAGCTGCTGCAGTACTGGGAACACAGATATTCATCATGGGGGGTGACACCGAATTCTCTGCCTGCTCCGCTTACAAATTCAACAGTGAAACTTACCAGTGGACTAAGGCAGGGGATGTGACTGCTAAACGAATGAGCTGTCATGCAGTGGCATCTGGTAATAAACTTTTTGTAGTTGGAGGCTATTTTGGGATCCAGAGATGCAAAACACTGGACTGCTATGACCCCACACTTGATGTATGGAACAGTATCACGACTGTACCTTATTCGCTTATTCCAACGGCATTTGTCAGCACATGGAAACATTTTCCTTCTTAA
- the LOC121399512 gene encoding ectoderm-neural cortex protein 1-like, whose translation MENVAMEELIIKQKKSKELVEEAIRCKLKILQNDGVVTSLCANPRKTGHALFLLGGQTFMCDKLYLVDQKAKEIIPKANIPSPRKEFSACAIGCKVYITGGRGSENGVSKDVWVYDTLHEEWSKAAPMLVARFGHGSAELKHCLYVVGGHTAATGCLPASPSVSLKQVEQYDPVTNKWTMVAPLREGVSNAAVVSAKLKLFAFGGTSVSHDKLPKVQCYDPSENRWSVPATCPQPWRYTAAAVLGTQIFIMGGDTE comes from the coding sequence ATGGAGAATGTTGCAATGGAAGAGCTTATAATCAAACAGAAGAAAAGTAAAGAGCTGGTAGAAGAAGCTATCCGGTGCAagttaaaaatattacaaaatgatgGTGTAGTCACAAGTTTGTGTGCCAACCCGAGAAAAACCGGCCATGCTTTGTTTCTCTTGGGTGGACAGACTTTCATGTGTGATAAACTATATCTGGTAGATCAAAAGGCTAAAGAAATCATCCCCAAGGCTAACATTCCGAGTCCTCGCAAGGAGTTTAGTGCATGTGCAATTGGTTGCAAAGTGTACATCACTGGTGGCAGGGGTTCAGAGAATGGTGTTTCAAAGGACGTTTGGGTTTATGATACACTCCACGAAGAGTGGTCAAAAGCTGCACCTATGCTAGTGGCACGGTTTGGGCATGGCTCTGCTGAACTGAAGCACTGTTTGTACGTAGTAGGAGGTCACACTGCGGCAACAGGTTGTCTCCCTGCATCTCCATCTGTCTCCTTAAAACAAGTTGAGCAGTATGACCCGGTAACCAACAAATGGACAATGGTTGCTCCACTGAGAGAAGGGGTGAGCAATGCTGCCGTGGTTAGTGCAAAGCTCAAGCTTTTTGCTTTTGGAGGAACTAGTGTAAGCCATGACAAGTTGCCCAAAGTTCAGTGCTATGACCCCTCTGAAAACCGTTGGTCTGTGCCAGCTACTTGCCCTCAGCCATGGCGCTACACAGCTGCTGCAGTACTGGGAACGCAGATATTCATCATGGGGGGTGACACCGAATAA